From Nicotiana tabacum cultivar K326 chromosome 22, ASM71507v2, whole genome shotgun sequence, one genomic window encodes:
- the LOC107770191 gene encoding E3 ubiquitin-protein ligase MIEL1, with protein MEDGNNFVVNQPPPAPAEQDDHDDNNSSREDFGKMLYGCEHYRRRCKLRAPCCNEIFTCRHCHNDAKSALSNPKERHELVRHDVKQVVCAVCDTEQQVAGICSKCDIKFGEYYCEICRFYDDDTTKGQFHCDDCGICRVGGRENFFHCRKCGSCYSVDLCDNHLCVENSMKNHCPICYEFLFDSVKGTTIMKCGHTMHMECYTEMIHQNQYRCPICSKSVLNMSGTWERLDLEIEATAMPEEYRYEVPILCNDCNSTGRAFFHILGHKCKHCNSYNTRMIGTGEDPQ; from the exons ATGGAAGACGGTAACAATTTTGTCGTTAATCAGCCGCCGCCGGCTCCGGCTGAACAAGACGATCACGATGATAACAATAGTTCCAGAGAAGACTTCGGCAAAATGCTTTACGG aTGTGAACATTATCGGCGACGATGTAAACTCCGAGCTCCTTGCTGCAATGAAATTTTCACTTGCCGTCACTGCCACAACGATGCCAAG AGCGCTTTGAGCAACCCCAAGGAACGTCACGAACTTGTGCGCCACGATGTTAAACAA GTTGTTTGTGCTGTATGCGACACTGAACAACAG GTTGCTGGGATCTGTTCAAAGTGTGACATCAAATTTGGGGAGTACTACTGTGAAATCTGTAGATTTTACGATGACGAT ACAACGAAGGGGCAATTTCACTGTGATGACTGTGGAATTTGCAG GGTGGGTGGTCGAGAAAACTTCTTCCACTGCAGGAAATGTG GATCATGCTATTCAGTGGATCTGTGTGATAATCACTTATGCGTGGAGAACTCAATGAAGAACCATTGTCCCATCTGTTATGAG TTTCTTTTTGACTCAGTCAAAGGCACCACAATTATGAAGTGTGGACATACGATGCATATGGAATGCTACACTGAGATGATCCATCAGAACCA GTATCGCTGCCCTATATGCTCTAAGTCAGTGCTCAACATGTCCGGAACTTGGGAAAGATTAGATCTGGAG ATTGAGGCAACAGCCATGCCTGAAGAATATCGTTACGAG GTTCCAATTCTCTGCAATGACTGCAATAGTACTGGCAGAGCATTTTTTCACATTCTTGGCCACAAATGCAAGCATTGTAATTCATACAACACCCGCATGATTGGTACTGGCGAAGATCCCCAATGA
- the LOC107770202 gene encoding uncharacterized protein LOC107770202, with protein MKKIADAKDAREMDTNKKSKGSNSKKNVKKNMQRLGGRGGLSLEAFANAKTKSNNYNPAIIKKQREFYKNAKYVSKYKRIVKQQGEPSEGARQLEDAEEIEKTDKVDSKNKKNQKYSARSLRELYERKREEEEKARTEREATILAKKEERQRAESRRKRLREKMFKKTKSGQPVMKYRIEHILETLQGSKG; from the exons ATGAAGAAAATTGCAGACGCAAAAGATGCGCGTGAGATGGACACAAATAAGAAAAGCAAAGGCTCAAATTCGAAGAAGAATGTGAAGAAGAATATGCAAAGATTAGGAGGAAGAGGAGGCTTATCACTGGAAGCATTTGCCAATGCCAAAACCAAGAGCAATAATTACAACCCTGCCATCATAA AGAAGCAAAGGGAGTTCTATAAGAACGCCAAATATGTGAGTAAATATAAGAGGATAGTTAAGCAACAAGGAGAGCCTTCTGAGGGTGCAAGACAACTAGAG GATGCTGAAGAGATTGAAAAAACTGATAAGGTGGATAGCAAAAATAAGAAGAACCAGAAATATAGTGCTCGAAGCCTGAGAGAACTATATGAGAGGAAACGGGAGGAGGAAGAGAAGGCAAGGACGGAGAGAGAGGCCACTATTCtagcaaaaaaagaagaaagacagAGAGCTGAATCTCGAAGGAAAAGGCTAAGGGAGAAAATGTTCAAGAAAACTAAGTCTGGCCAACCTGTCATGAAGTACAGAATAGAACATATTCTGGAAACACTTCAAGGATCAAAAGGTTAG